The Branchiostoma floridae strain S238N-H82 chromosome 8, Bfl_VNyyK, whole genome shotgun sequence genome has a segment encoding these proteins:
- the LOC118421097 gene encoding uncharacterized protein LOC118421097 — MDVGVSGSALKLESRRSQYANLGNFAGTCFGSTLNCARGFSLAFWFKRPAGDVRAQYYINSGGHDFTRTRGFTLTKTVADLDNCLYNVAVNGRLFRHEAKVYLPPDLWTHVAVTWLEERGLEIVVNGSVQQVIVLETEIPPMENDPYTDVFLCSDNTQPGMSYTGEAVFDELKFWDWVLPDGQIQLAMIPGSDIDECARKPCQHGRCVNQDGGYSCTCEPGWTGQNCSQASQCQSGWDRYNNYCYKLMADEVTWLTARSRCQQHGAILASIKDSDENNFIAIAGVISTQNKTFRWIPTFWLGLHKESEQWKWTDGSRVDYTNWAPCEPNNNMVFSVWQGEDCGTMYYKAEQGSHMTPYPGSIPFGSCAI; from the exons ATGGACGTAGGTGTCAGCGGCTCAGCTTTAAAGCTCGAGTCGCGCCGTAGCCAGTACGCCAACCTTGGGAACTTCGCAGGCACTTGCTTTGGCAGCACCCTCAACTGCGCCAGAGGCTTCAGTCTGGCCTTCTGGTTCAAACGTCCCGCCGGCGATGTCCGCGCACAGTACTACATCAACAGCGGCGGGCACGACTTCACTAGGACGCGAGGATTCACGCTTACCAAGACCGTCGCGGATCTAGACAACTGTCTCTACAACGTTGCCGTCAACGGCCGTCTGTTTCGCCACGAGGCAAAAGTCTATCTTCCTCCAGACCTGTGGACGCACGTGGCCGTCACTTGGCTGGAGGAACGCGGCCTGGAAATCGTCGTGAATGGGAGTGTCCAGCAG GTGATTGTCCTTGAGACCGAGATCCCGCCCATGGAGAATGACCCTTACACCGACGTGTTCCTGTGTAGCGATAACACCCAGCCAGGGATGTCGTACACGGGGGAAGCCGTGTTCGACGAGCTGAAGTTCTGGGACTGGGTTCTGCCTGACGGACAGATACAGCTGGCCATGATCCCAGGATCAG ATATAGATGAGTGTGCCAGaaaaccatgtcaacatggacgctgtgtgaaccaagatggcggatacagcTGTACCTGCgagcctggatggactggacagaattGTTCGCAAG CCTCACAATGTCAGAGTGGGTGGGACAGATACAACAACTACTGCTACAAGTTGATGGCAGACGAAGTCACTTGGCTTACAGCGAGGTCACGATGTCAACAACACGGCGCAATTCTTGCCTCTATCAAGGACAGTGACGAGAACAACTTCATTGCCATTGCGGGTGTCATCTCGA CACAAAATAAAACGTTCCGGTGGATTCCGACCTTCTGGCTTGGTCTTCATAAAGAATCTGAACAATGGAAGTGGACAGATGGGTCACGTGTTGACTACACCAACTGGGCTCCGTGTGAGCCGAACAACAACATGGTCTTCTCGGTTTGGCAGGGAGAGGATTGTGGCACCATGTACTACAAG GCTGAGCAGGGAAGTCACATGACCCCCTACCCTGGTTCTATtccttttggctcctgtgccatCTGA